The following coding sequences are from one SAR202 cluster bacterium window:
- a CDS encoding alpha-2-macroglobulin, with product MPGRHCQVQASPRPRPAPHRPPIRNSASLTLIEESMARNNNEFEELEKKLRAFYRAEREDIPEADRSLWARLAPRLEQERRRASIPWYRRLSQPQVLRTATAFATVFVLLVAGLTSWFVSGRLGGNGDNGGAVVALSPLVDGYVAMAPRVLRSGQTEDISVALFDGETPARGDVEVSLLKDGQKVADASSQIKGKGVLSLNVPQGAAGQYEIQVRGPGFRDTAAISVQEGTLVFLETDKPIYKPGQTVMMRVLTLNSDLKPVQGQVTVEVMDAKGIKVFKKVVATDDYGMTSLEMPLSTEPNLGVWKVSAVAGQSKTQVDVRVEEYVLPKYEVKVDLAKDWALVSERITGKIQAEYSFGKPVKGEVEIIAKRYVGTWEEYARVTRPIDGQADFAIPAVGYVTGVPGAGGLGQVTLDVSVREPATGYEEKTTRLIDIASSPVRIQVIPESSVFKPQLPMGLLVISETPGNEPLDKTVSLRLRWMDKELDNIKEEKQEVRTTRGKGLIKVTPPSNAAAVTIEADAGDNSIQDSSAPLALRAEYSPSGSFIHLEQLSEASLKVGDKASFKVHSTKETVNYYYEVVARGKVVFSDFSQSSDIAFTVTPQMSPSARLLVYQLLPNSEVAADYLPFNVESGYPLQVQTSFGKEEVKPSEGVDINVQTDGRAKVALVAVDRSVFILAENRLNLQQVFDELERLYLLPQIELHDIRDFYEGGVKARGAEDTIKEAGLLVLSNKTVPASQEYEGNNFFGGRGVALEARAAAQDSAASSAPPAAKTAAGPEADLAEVGLVRQFFPETWLWTDVTTNSSGKATLSVKAPDSITTWSLRAVALSKEHGLGIGEAQLRVFQPLFLQPDLPFSLIRGEEVPLKISLYNYLDKPQEIVVNLEEAKGFDILDNTTKTVTVAPQEVGGVEFKVRPVGLGTRTVKISARSKEAADAVVKEVLVEAEGLQQESVENLVLSPGAARQLDTHVPGGIVEGSARAYISVTGSYLTQTMEGLEQLLKMPFGCGEQNMLLMAPNTFVLQYLKTTNQLKPEVMAKAEKLMITGYQRQLTYRRGDGSFSAFGESDKEGSLWLTAFVLKTFAQAKGLIFIDDAVLNSSRDWIIKQQLSDGSFPQVGFVHHQELLGGLDGKDALTAFVAIALREAGEESASGKAVRYLEQQLNAMDDAYGLAITAYALELAKSPRANDAYQKLMSIAKEDDGALYWGDEPRPLPEPKPGRPGVMPIDLYPHHSAAIETTAYATLALISHGDLLNASRASRWLVGQRNAYGGYTSTQDTVIGLQALTTYSTGAQADVDLTVTLSGDFGQKKLTINKDNFDVLQVVDVPVGQSVDVRVEGKGQAVLQVVRRYNVLPQPGAGDEVFDLDMKYSADKVEVNDLITISASVTFNPPKPVKAGMVVLDVSVPTGFNAVRESLERVVQNSAKVKRFDVAGRKVILYIEDMTPGEKLSFQFQARALYPVKAKAVSSQAYSYYRPEWSGQSQSVDVVVE from the coding sequence ATGCCGGGAAGGCACTGTCAAGTCCAGGCTTCACCGCGCCCTCGCCCAGCTCCGCACCGTCCTCCAATCCGAAACAGTGCAAGCCTCACTTTAATAGAGGAATCCATGGCCAGAAACAACAACGAATTTGAAGAACTGGAAAAGAAGCTCCGCGCCTTCTATCGCGCTGAGCGTGAGGACATCCCAGAGGCTGACCGTAGCCTCTGGGCGCGTCTAGCCCCCAGGCTGGAGCAGGAACGGCGCCGAGCCTCCATCCCCTGGTATCGCCGTTTGTCTCAGCCCCAGGTCCTTCGCACCGCCACCGCCTTCGCCACAGTCTTCGTCCTGCTGGTGGCCGGCCTCACCTCATGGTTTGTCTCGGGACGGTTGGGCGGCAATGGTGATAATGGAGGTGCGGTTGTGGCCCTTTCACCCCTGGTAGACGGCTATGTCGCCATGGCTCCCCGCGTGCTGCGCTCCGGCCAGACGGAGGACATCTCCGTCGCCCTCTTCGATGGCGAGACCCCGGCCCGCGGTGATGTCGAAGTGTCGCTGTTGAAGGACGGTCAGAAAGTCGCCGACGCCTCGTCTCAAATCAAAGGCAAAGGCGTGTTAAGCCTCAACGTGCCTCAGGGCGCCGCCGGCCAATATGAAATACAGGTGCGAGGCCCCGGCTTTAGAGACACCGCCGCCATATCCGTCCAGGAAGGCACCCTGGTTTTCTTAGAGACCGACAAGCCTATCTATAAGCCCGGCCAGACGGTGATGATGCGCGTGCTGACCCTCAACTCCGACCTGAAACCCGTCCAGGGCCAGGTGACCGTTGAGGTCATGGACGCCAAGGGCATCAAAGTATTCAAAAAAGTTGTTGCCACTGACGACTATGGCATGACCAGCCTCGAAATGCCCCTCTCCACCGAACCCAACCTCGGCGTCTGGAAAGTGTCTGCCGTGGCCGGCCAGAGCAAGACCCAGGTGGACGTGCGTGTCGAGGAGTACGTCCTTCCCAAGTATGAAGTGAAAGTTGACCTGGCAAAAGATTGGGCCTTGGTCAGCGAACGCATCACCGGCAAAATTCAGGCTGAGTACTCCTTCGGCAAGCCAGTGAAGGGTGAAGTCGAAATCATCGCCAAGCGTTACGTCGGCACATGGGAGGAGTATGCCCGCGTGACCAGGCCCATCGACGGTCAGGCCGACTTTGCCATACCAGCCGTCGGTTACGTCACTGGCGTCCCCGGCGCCGGCGGCCTGGGCCAGGTGACCTTGGACGTGTCGGTCCGCGAGCCCGCCACCGGCTACGAGGAGAAGACCACCCGCCTCATCGATATCGCCTCCTCGCCCGTCAGAATCCAGGTCATCCCCGAAAGCAGCGTCTTCAAGCCTCAGCTTCCCATGGGCCTCCTGGTAATCTCTGAGACCCCGGGCAACGAGCCTCTGGACAAGACCGTGAGTCTAAGGCTGCGTTGGATGGACAAGGAACTCGACAATATTAAAGAGGAGAAGCAAGAAGTAAGGACAACCCGGGGCAAGGGTCTTATTAAAGTGACGCCTCCCTCCAACGCCGCCGCCGTGACCATCGAGGCGGACGCCGGGGACAACTCCATACAGGACTCCTCCGCTCCCCTGGCCCTCCGTGCCGAATACTCCCCCAGCGGCAGCTTCATCCACCTTGAGCAGCTATCCGAAGCCTCGCTGAAGGTCGGCGATAAGGCCAGCTTCAAAGTCCACTCCACCAAAGAGACCGTCAACTACTATTACGAAGTGGTGGCCCGCGGCAAGGTTGTCTTCTCCGACTTCTCCCAGTCCAGCGACATCGCCTTCACCGTCACCCCCCAGATGTCGCCCTCGGCCCGCCTCCTGGTCTACCAGCTCCTCCCCAACAGCGAGGTCGCCGCCGACTATCTCCCCTTCAACGTCGAATCTGGCTATCCTTTGCAGGTGCAGACCAGCTTCGGAAAGGAAGAGGTCAAGCCTTCCGAGGGGGTTGACATAAACGTTCAGACCGACGGGCGCGCCAAGGTCGCCCTGGTGGCCGTGGACCGCTCCGTCTTCATCCTCGCCGAGAACCGCCTGAACCTTCAGCAGGTCTTCGACGAGCTGGAGCGCCTCTACCTCCTCCCGCAAATAGAACTCCATGACATCCGCGACTTCTATGAAGGCGGCGTAAAGGCTCGCGGCGCAGAGGATACCATCAAAGAAGCCGGACTTCTGGTGCTCAGCAACAAGACTGTGCCCGCCAGCCAGGAATACGAAGGAAACAACTTCTTTGGAGGCCGCGGTGTCGCTTTGGAAGCCAGGGCCGCCGCCCAGGACTCCGCCGCCTCCAGCGCGCCCCCTGCCGCCAAAACCGCCGCCGGCCCCGAGGCCGACTTGGCGGAAGTCGGCCTCGTCCGCCAGTTCTTCCCCGAGACCTGGCTCTGGACGGATGTCACCACCAACAGCAGCGGCAAGGCCACCCTGTCCGTCAAAGCCCCGGACAGCATCACCACCTGGTCCCTCCGCGCCGTCGCCCTGTCCAAGGAACACGGCCTTGGCATCGGCGAGGCGCAGCTTCGCGTCTTCCAGCCCCTGTTCCTCCAGCCCGACCTGCCCTTCTCCCTGATTCGAGGCGAGGAAGTCCCGTTGAAAATCTCTCTCTATAACTACCTGGACAAGCCCCAGGAAATCGTCGTCAACCTGGAAGAAGCCAAGGGCTTCGATATCCTGGACAACACCACCAAGACCGTGACCGTGGCCCCGCAAGAGGTCGGCGGCGTCGAATTTAAAGTGCGGCCCGTAGGCCTGGGGACCCGCACCGTCAAAATCTCGGCCCGAAGCAAAGAGGCCGCCGACGCCGTCGTGAAGGAAGTCCTCGTCGAGGCGGAAGGCCTGCAGCAGGAGTCCGTCGAAAACCTTGTCCTCTCCCCCGGCGCTGCGCGCCAGCTGGATACCCACGTTCCCGGCGGCATCGTCGAAGGCTCGGCCCGCGCTTACATATCAGTCACCGGCAGCTACCTCACCCAGACCATGGAGGGGCTGGAGCAGCTTCTAAAGATGCCCTTCGGCTGCGGCGAGCAGAACATGCTCCTCATGGCCCCCAACACCTTTGTCCTCCAGTACCTCAAGACCACCAACCAGCTTAAGCCTGAGGTCATGGCTAAGGCCGAAAAGCTCATGATCACCGGCTACCAGCGCCAGCTCACCTACCGCCGCGGCGACGGCTCTTTCTCCGCCTTCGGCGAGAGCGACAAGGAAGGCAGCCTCTGGCTCACCGCCTTTGTCCTCAAGACCTTCGCCCAGGCCAAAGGCCTGATATTCATCGATGACGCTGTCCTGAACTCCTCCAGGGACTGGATCATCAAGCAGCAGCTTTCAGACGGCTCCTTCCCGCAGGTCGGCTTCGTGCACCACCAGGAGCTCCTGGGCGGCCTCGATGGCAAGGATGCCCTCACCGCCTTCGTCGCCATCGCCCTCCGCGAGGCTGGCGAGGAGTCGGCCTCCGGCAAGGCCGTCCGATACCTGGAGCAGCAGTTGAACGCCATGGACGACGCCTACGGTCTCGCCATCACCGCCTACGCCCTGGAGCTAGCCAAAAGCCCCCGCGCCAACGACGCCTACCAGAAGCTGATGTCGATAGCCAAAGAGGACGACGGCGCTCTCTACTGGGGCGACGAACCCCGGCCCCTGCCTGAGCCCAAGCCCGGCCGGCCCGGCGTCATGCCTATAGACCTATACCCCCATCATAGCGCCGCCATCGAGACCACCGCCTACGCCACCCTGGCCCTTATCAGCCACGGCGACCTTCTGAACGCCTCCCGCGCCTCGCGATGGCTTGTAGGCCAGCGCAACGCCTATGGCGGCTACACCTCCACCCAGGACACTGTCATCGGCCTCCAGGCCCTTACCACCTACTCCACGGGCGCCCAGGCCGACGTTGACCTGACCGTGACCCTCAGCGGCGACTTCGGCCAGAAGAAGCTCACGATTAACAAGGACAACTTCGACGTGCTGCAAGTCGTGGATGTGCCTGTAGGCCAAAGTGTGGATGTTCGAGTCGAAGGAAAGGGCCAGGCGGTCCTCCAGGTGGTCCGCCGCTACAACGTCCTGCCCCAACCCGGCGCCGGCGATGAAGTCTTCGACCTCGACATGAAGTACAGCGCCGACAAGGTGGAAGTCAACGACCTCATAACCATTTCCGCCAGCGTCACCTTTAATCCGCCCAAGCCCGTGAAGGCCGGCATGGTAGTGCTGGACGTCTCCGTCCCCACCGGCTTCAACGCCGTCAGGGAAAGCCTGGAGCGCGTCGTCCAGAACAGCGCCAAGGTCAAGCGGTTCGATGTCGCGGGCCGAAAGGTCATCCTCTACATCGAAGACATGACCCCTGGCGAGAAGCTGTCCTTCCAGTTCCAGGCCCGGGCCCTCTACCCCGTCAAAGCCAAGGCCGTCTCCTCTCAGGCCTACTCCTACTACCGCCCGGAATGGAGCGGCCAGTCCCAAAGCGTAGACGTGGTGGTTGAGTAG
- a CDS encoding lipase family protein — protein sequence MNWPKEKTAILVIHGIGQQNPFDTLDAFVRGLLSSLDTTAIDAHHKLFLQDGWAQNYISLVNNGNDATSVDCFEYYWAHATQRQINVSQVFDWLVTTGEAARKYYDENLALVKAYEGQEDTPFGYSPLKGRRRFDKYWYLKYAASGLKIFHLLIGALGPVAWASPIIGAPIKLALTAVAKLVRPIIVDVVGDIAIYTAVDMKSQHFEVRKRILDGATDSLEALIKSKAPEYQRIIVVGHSLGSVVAYDALNRVNNAFNSGRLNPELAAKVRGLVTFGSPLDKIAFFFRVRVEEHRYIKHQILSQYIGFKAKNLKPGWTPPHLIHSHIKPYLDAGVRWINFWDSEDPISGPLDFYQVAREDNRRLEMGVDGGKSHTAYWEYKGMYQQIVDDVLCVP from the coding sequence ATGAACTGGCCTAAAGAAAAGACCGCCATCCTCGTCATCCACGGCATCGGCCAGCAAAACCCCTTCGACACCCTGGACGCATTCGTGCGCGGGCTCCTGTCGTCCCTCGACACTACCGCCATCGACGCCCACCACAAGCTATTCCTCCAGGACGGCTGGGCGCAAAACTATATATCCCTGGTCAATAACGGCAATGACGCCACATCTGTTGACTGCTTCGAGTACTACTGGGCCCACGCTACCCAGCGGCAGATAAATGTCTCCCAGGTCTTCGATTGGCTGGTGACCACCGGCGAGGCCGCCCGCAAGTATTACGACGAGAACTTGGCATTAGTGAAGGCCTATGAGGGCCAGGAGGACACGCCCTTCGGCTACTCGCCTCTGAAGGGCCGCCGCCGCTTCGATAAGTACTGGTATCTGAAGTACGCCGCCAGCGGTCTCAAAATCTTCCACCTCCTTATCGGCGCCCTTGGGCCTGTGGCCTGGGCCTCGCCAATCATCGGCGCGCCCATAAAGCTGGCCCTCACCGCCGTCGCCAAACTGGTCAGGCCGATAATCGTGGACGTCGTCGGCGACATCGCCATATACACCGCCGTCGATATGAAGTCCCAGCACTTCGAGGTGCGAAAGCGCATCCTGGACGGCGCCACCGACAGCCTGGAAGCCTTAATCAAGTCCAAGGCCCCTGAGTACCAGCGCATCATCGTCGTCGGCCACTCCCTGGGCAGCGTCGTCGCCTACGACGCCCTTAATCGAGTGAACAACGCCTTCAACTCCGGCAGGCTCAACCCTGAGCTTGCCGCCAAGGTTAGGGGGCTGGTCACTTTCGGCTCGCCCCTGGACAAAATCGCCTTCTTCTTCCGCGTGCGAGTCGAGGAGCATCGATATATCAAGCACCAGATTCTCTCTCAGTACATCGGCTTCAAAGCCAAGAACCTCAAGCCGGGCTGGACGCCTCCGCATCTCATCCACAGCCATATCAAGCCCTACCTGGACGCCGGAGTGCGATGGATCAATTTCTGGGACTCGGAAGACCCTATCAGCGGCCCCCTGGACTTCTATCAGGTAGCCAGGGAGGACAACCGGCGCTTAGAGATGGGCGTGGACGGCGGCAAGTCCCACACCGCCTATTGGGAATACAAAGGCATGTATCAACAGATCGTTGACGACGTCCTCTGCGTGCCCTAG
- a CDS encoding SMP-30/gluconolactonase/LRE family protein has translation MSIVNHHMAAILDTLEGEMVATGFAFTEGPVYAKDGFLYFVDIRRSRQLRWSRKTGTQVYRENTGEGNGTTIDKQGRFVICEGGNRRVTRREADGQWKVIADRLDGKRLNRPNDVVIHSSGAVYFTDPAGRLPQSERELDYAGVHMIKPDGKVAVATKECEFPNGLALSSDEKKMYVAISRLEQYCVDHKAKGGVCKRPACQKVVGGKGHCANQLIRVFDVAPDGALKNNRVFADMSSHEDGVPDGMKVDTKGRVWCTGAGGCWVYGPDGKLIGVIKLPEVPANLAFGGPDWRDLYFTARSSLYYMRVKDPGVPVWK, from the coding sequence ATGTCCATCGTCAACCACCACATGGCCGCCATCCTGGACACCCTGGAAGGCGAAATGGTCGCCACCGGCTTCGCCTTCACGGAAGGCCCCGTCTACGCCAAAGACGGCTTCCTCTACTTCGTCGACATCCGACGCTCCCGCCAGCTTCGATGGTCCCGCAAGACCGGCACCCAGGTCTATCGAGAGAACACCGGCGAGGGCAACGGCACCACCATCGATAAGCAAGGCCGCTTCGTCATCTGCGAAGGCGGCAACCGCCGCGTCACCCGCCGCGAAGCCGACGGCCAATGGAAGGTCATCGCTGATCGACTCGACGGCAAGCGCCTCAACCGCCCCAACGACGTCGTCATCCACTCCAGCGGCGCCGTCTACTTCACCGACCCCGCCGGCCGCCTCCCCCAGTCTGAACGCGAACTCGACTACGCCGGCGTTCACATGATTAAGCCAGACGGCAAAGTCGCCGTCGCCACCAAAGAATGCGAGTTCCCCAACGGCCTCGCCCTCTCCTCTGACGAAAAAAAGATGTACGTCGCCATTAGCCGCCTGGAGCAGTACTGCGTTGACCACAAGGCCAAAGGCGGCGTCTGCAAGCGGCCCGCCTGCCAGAAAGTCGTCGGCGGCAAAGGCCACTGCGCCAACCAGCTCATCCGGGTTTTCGACGTCGCCCCCGACGGCGCCCTCAAGAACAACCGCGTCTTCGCCGACATGTCCTCCCACGAAGACGGCGTCCCCGACGGCATGAAAGTCGACACCAAAGGCCGCGTCTGGTGCACAGGCGCCGGCGGCTGCTGGGTCTATGGACCTGACGGCAAACTCATCGGCGTCATCAAGCTCCCCGAAGTCCCCGCCAACCTAGCCTTCGGTGGCCCCGACTGGCGTGACCTCTACTTCACCGCCCGCTCCTCCCTCTACTACATGCGCGTCAAAGACCCCGGCGTCCCCGTCTGGAAATAG
- the pyk gene encoding pyruvate kinase, with protein sequence MRKTKIIATVGPASRKPETLESLFLAGLDCARLNFSHGTFEEHGEVITNLRRISERHQRPLAILQDLGGIKMRLGRIKGTFHLNVGDVLTIVPETASSSRDILPFPQPGALKSLQKGNQVFISDGTICLEVLENVDGAVKAQVRHGGHVTSFKGVNLPGVDIDQPVLTRADEMAIKFGVEQKVDWIAASFVGTAQDVRDVRKQIESNGGSIPVMAKLERTKAIQNLDSILKEVDAIMIARGDLGIEIPMSRVPIVQKEAVRKANEATRISVIATQMMHSMMTSPYPTRAEISDIANAVLDGCDAIMLSDETAVGQFPVEVVQTADRTIQEAESIYPYYKNLASRDRTQAIARAAADLVSELNAQPIVLTSTGRAAREVSRFRPNANITVFSHSDAVLNRLCIAWGMNPAGVMPPGKDTTALLRRVIQAALRSGAVKESDVVTIVHGFLTGVTGTTNTIQVLDLREYMATANQKSEAVPTGAR encoded by the coding sequence ATGCGAAAGACCAAAATTATCGCCACCGTCGGCCCCGCTTCCAGAAAGCCTGAAACCCTGGAATCGCTCTTTTTGGCCGGCCTGGACTGCGCCCGCCTCAACTTCTCCCACGGCACCTTTGAGGAGCACGGCGAGGTCATAACCAACCTCCGCCGCATCTCCGAGCGCCACCAGCGGCCCCTGGCTATCCTCCAGGACCTGGGCGGCATAAAGATGCGTCTGGGCCGCATCAAAGGCACCTTCCACCTCAACGTCGGCGATGTCCTTACCATAGTGCCGGAGACCGCCTCCAGCAGCAGGGACATCCTGCCCTTTCCCCAGCCCGGCGCCCTGAAAAGCCTTCAAAAAGGCAACCAGGTCTTCATATCCGACGGCACCATCTGCCTGGAGGTCCTGGAAAATGTCGACGGCGCCGTCAAAGCCCAGGTCCGCCACGGCGGCCACGTGACCTCCTTTAAAGGCGTCAACCTGCCGGGCGTGGACATCGACCAGCCCGTCCTCACCCGCGCCGACGAGATGGCCATTAAGTTCGGTGTCGAGCAAAAGGTGGACTGGATCGCCGCCTCCTTTGTCGGCACCGCCCAGGACGTCCGCGACGTCCGCAAGCAGATCGAAAGCAACGGCGGCTCTATTCCTGTCATGGCCAAGCTGGAGCGCACCAAGGCCATTCAGAACCTGGATTCCATCTTAAAAGAGGTGGATGCCATCATGATCGCCCGCGGTGACCTGGGCATCGAAATCCCCATGTCCCGCGTTCCCATCGTTCAGAAGGAGGCTGTACGCAAGGCCAATGAGGCCACCCGCATCTCCGTCATCGCCACCCAGATGATGCACTCCATGATGACCTCGCCTTACCCTACCCGCGCAGAAATCTCCGACATCGCCAACGCCGTCCTGGACGGCTGCGACGCCATCATGCTCTCCGATGAGACCGCCGTAGGCCAGTTCCCCGTCGAGGTCGTCCAGACCGCCGACCGCACCATCCAGGAGGCTGAAAGTATTTATCCTTATTATAAAAACCTGGCCTCGCGAGACCGCACCCAGGCCATTGCCCGCGCGGCCGCCGACCTGGTCAGCGAACTTAACGCCCAGCCCATAGTCCTCACCAGCACCGGCCGCGCCGCCAGGGAGGTCTCCAGGTTCCGCCCCAACGCCAACATCACCGTCTTCTCCCACTCCGACGCCGTCCTCAACCGCCTGTGCATCGCCTGGGGTATGAATCCCGCCGGCGTCATGCCGCCGGGAAAAGACACCACGGCCCTGCTTCGACGCGTCATCCAGGCCGCCCTCCGCTCCGGCGCCGTCAAGGAGAGCGACGTTGTCACAATAGTCCACGGCTTTCTCACCGGCGTCACCGGCACCACCAACACCATCCAGGTCCTGGACCTCCGCGAATACATGGCTACCGCCAACCAGAAGTCTGAGGCCGTCCCCACCGGAGCGCGCTAG
- a CDS encoding M20/M25/M40 family metallo-hydrolase gives MAMANVDSLLTQVDKSFDDLVALHKGLVRIHSVNTGVMPTGNETPVADYARQWLKREGIDSEIIESAPGRGNLIARLPGASGQNKLLLMSHLDVVPVEDVSKWNYDPFGGEMDAGRIYGRGTYDCKGLLASHLMALRVLKRSGVKLSDNIVLASGADEESGGRYGFGWLAENHPDKIKAPVAVNEGGGTHINIAGATTYLLGVGEKGRLEVKLTIKGSSAHASIPWTGDNAFYRLAEVVQRIQSYQPKRDTSVVVFKHLSSMAIEDRATPENVDRIVEEVKAKNPQLSSTLRALSRMTVTPTIVAGGIKSNSVPEKCQLICDVRTLPHQDDAYVKKELEKLLQGVQGVDFEIDYMAVPNSSPYDTDFARRIKDATRKSLGREDLNWIPSIATGFTDSRFLRPLGTTTYGFNGTHPDDDPMLARMHGTNESIGAKSLASAAKITIALAVDMLGKG, from the coding sequence ATGGCGATGGCGAACGTTGATAGCCTACTAACCCAGGTCGACAAGAGCTTCGACGATCTGGTGGCTCTGCACAAAGGCCTGGTGCGGATACACTCCGTCAACACCGGCGTCATGCCCACCGGCAACGAGACCCCCGTCGCCGACTACGCCCGCCAGTGGCTTAAGCGCGAGGGCATCGACAGCGAGATCATTGAGTCCGCCCCGGGCCGAGGCAACCTCATCGCCCGCCTTCCCGGCGCGTCCGGCCAGAACAAGCTCCTGCTTATGTCCCACCTGGACGTCGTGCCTGTCGAGGACGTGTCCAAGTGGAATTACGACCCCTTCGGCGGCGAGATGGATGCAGGCCGCATCTACGGCCGCGGCACCTACGACTGCAAAGGTCTCCTGGCCTCCCACCTCATGGCCCTCCGAGTCCTCAAACGCAGCGGCGTGAAGCTCAGCGACAACATTGTCCTGGCCTCCGGCGCCGACGAGGAAAGCGGCGGACGCTATGGCTTCGGCTGGCTCGCCGAGAACCACCCCGACAAGATAAAGGCCCCCGTGGCCGTCAACGAGGGCGGCGGCACCCACATTAACATCGCCGGCGCGACGACGTACCTCCTGGGTGTCGGCGAGAAGGGACGCCTGGAGGTGAAGCTGACGATTAAGGGCAGCAGCGCCCACGCCTCCATCCCCTGGACCGGCGACAACGCCTTCTACCGCCTCGCCGAGGTCGTCCAGCGCATCCAGAGCTACCAGCCCAAGCGCGACACCTCGGTAGTAGTGTTTAAGCACCTCTCCTCCATGGCTATCGAGGACAGGGCGACGCCCGAGAACGTGGACCGCATCGTCGAAGAGGTGAAAGCCAAGAACCCGCAGCTTAGCTCTACCCTGCGCGCGCTATCGAGAATGACGGTAACGCCGACCATCGTCGCCGGCGGCATCAAGTCCAACAGCGTGCCCGAGAAATGCCAGCTTATATGCGACGTCCGCACCCTGCCTCACCAGGACGACGCCTATGTGAAGAAGGAGCTGGAAAAGCTGCTGCAAGGCGTCCAGGGCGTCGACTTTGAAATCGACTACATGGCCGTGCCCAACAGTTCCCCCTACGACACCGACTTCGCCCGCCGCATCAAGGACGCCACCCGCAAATCTCTAGGCCGCGAGGATCTGAACTGGATACCCTCCATCGCCACCGGCTTCACCGACTCGCGCTTCCTCCGCCCCCTGGGCACCACCACCTACGGCTTCAACGGCACCCACCCCGACGACGACCCCATGTTGGCGCGCATGCACGGCACCAACGAGTCCATCGGCGCCAAAAGCCTCGCCAGCGCCGCCAAGATCACCATAGCCCTCGCGGTAGATATGCTGGGGAAGGGGTAG
- a CDS encoding MFS transporter, whose amino-acid sequence MILNRLLLGFRVPGYRWLWINSFTGAAGFSPYHMGEGWLILELTDSPLMVGLAPAIGAGVNMVFSPFGGVLVDRFDRRKVLTAVQLTTALAITTLGVLTVTDMVHVWHILVVSAVLRLMMGLQLASRNTLMYDVVGRDGVMNAMAGQFMSSHSASVVFPLGAGVVMATMGTGELFLFIGGIIGAGAFLVMRVPKVRQTAPTGSVLNNLGEAVRFAYKDRPVRNILWTVLITDGLGFSAQAMFPVLTRDVLHAGEVVLGVISTLRGVGGVVGALVISGFGDIKRKGRVFVISAFCFGALLVLFAVSRSLPLSLAAIFLVGVAGTIYDTMAHTLLQTSSPESMRGRMMGLYAFVVSGIGFGSLAQGAIAAWTGVTWAIAAAGSVVALNAAARLPVSESMSQPRAVASDLPPAQRKAA is encoded by the coding sequence GTGATTCTCAATCGACTACTGCTAGGCTTCCGCGTCCCGGGCTACCGGTGGCTGTGGATCAACAGCTTTACCGGCGCCGCCGGATTCAGTCCGTACCACATGGGCGAAGGCTGGCTCATCCTGGAGCTAACCGACTCGCCCCTCATGGTGGGCCTGGCGCCAGCCATCGGCGCGGGCGTCAACATGGTCTTCAGCCCCTTCGGCGGCGTCCTGGTCGACAGGTTTGACCGGCGAAAAGTGCTGACCGCCGTCCAGCTCACTACGGCCCTTGCTATAACTACCCTGGGGGTCCTGACTGTCACCGATATGGTCCACGTGTGGCACATCCTGGTGGTATCGGCCGTTCTTCGATTGATGATGGGCCTGCAGCTGGCGTCCCGGAACACGCTCATGTACGACGTGGTGGGACGGGATGGAGTGATGAACGCTATGGCGGGGCAGTTCATGTCCAGCCACAGCGCCTCGGTAGTGTTCCCGTTGGGCGCCGGCGTGGTCATGGCGACTATGGGCACCGGCGAACTCTTCCTGTTCATCGGCGGCATCATTGGGGCTGGCGCTTTCCTGGTTATGCGAGTGCCTAAGGTGCGGCAGACGGCGCCCACGGGGTCGGTGTTGAACAACCTGGGCGAGGCGGTGCGGTTCGCTTATAAGGACCGGCCTGTGCGCAACATCTTGTGGACGGTGCTGATAACCGATGGATTGGGCTTTTCCGCCCAGGCCATGTTCCCCGTCCTGACCAGGGACGTGCTGCACGCCGGCGAGGTCGTATTAGGTGTAATATCGACGCTGCGGGGCGTCGGCGGAGTGGTCGGCGCTCTGGTTATCTCAGGGTTTGGCGACATCAAGCGAAAAGGCCGCGTGTTCGTCATATCGGCCTTCTGCTTCGGAGCTTTGCTGGTGCTGTTCGCCGTCTCGCGGTCCCTGCCCCTTTCCCTGGCCGCCATATTCCTGGTGGGAGTTGCAGGCACCATCTATGACACTATGGCCCACACCCTCCTGCAGACGTCCAGCCCGGAGTCCATGCGAGGGCGAATGATGGGGTTATACGCCTTTGTGGTCAGCGGCATTGGCTTCGGATCCCTGGCCCAAGGGGCCATAGCGGCCTGGACAGGCGTCACCTGGGCCATCGCCGCGGCCGGCAGCGTGGTGGCCCTAAATGCCGCGGCCAGGCTGCCGGTGTCGGAGAGCATGTCGCAGCCACGCGCCGTCGCGTCAGACCTGCCGCCGGCGCAGAGGAAGGCGGCCTAA